The DNA window TTTGCTCGGTGCCCGTTTGGTCAGCAACACGATCGGTTCTGTCTTTGTCATGAGCCAGGACATAAATACGATCCGTACTATATCCCTCTATCACAAATTTATCTACCTGAGCGTGAACATCACCTGCTGTATTTACGGTTTGAACCTTCGTCATATTCGTCATATTGGTTTCCATGATGGATTCCTCCTCTATTAATAATCATCTGCAGCGTCTGCTACAACGTTTATAACCGCAATGCGGGAGGGTGAACCTTGGAAATATTTTATGAGGCCGTATGAACTTCGTTTGCAACAAAAAAACACAGGCTCCCTCGCCTGTGCTTCGTTCGCAGTGCTGCGGCTATTTCCGGGATTTATTCCTTCCGCCGATCAAAACCTCGACATCCAGCCTGCCCAGCACATCAATCCATTCCTGGGAACATCCGGGGTCTGTAACGATCATGGATATGTGCTCGATGGGGGCAATTTGCGCAAAAGTGGTAACCCCAAATTTGGAATGATCCGCCACCAAAATAGACTCTTCGGTACGCTGCATCATTTTACGCGACAGCAAAGCTTCCTCCAGATTGTACTCGGTAATGCCATCCGCAAGTGAGATCCCCCCTGCAGAGATAAATGCTTTGTTGACCTTAAACTGATCCAGCAGCTGATGGGCAATGGCTCCTGCCGCTGCCTGGAAGCTCATATTAACCTCACCGCCGGCGAAGATCACTTTCCCCTGAAATCCTTCCAGCGCACAGGCCAAAATAGGGACGGAACTTGTTATGACAGTAACATCGGCACGGCCCATCAGTTCGCGCATGATTTCCAGTGTTGTCGTTCCATTATCCAGAAGCACGGTTTCCCCTTCTCCAACCAGAGCGGCTGCAGCTTTACCGATTGCCTGCTTTTCACTCTGATGCATCTGGGATCTCTTGATAAACGTCGGCTCAATCCGCTCGGAACGGGTTTGAACCGCTCCCCCGTATACTTTCCTTAGTCTGCCTTCCTTCTCCAGCCGGTCCAAGTCACGGCGTATCGTCTCTGTCGAGACATTGAACATCCCTGCCAGGGCATGCACCTGCACTTTTCCTTCCATGCTCAACTGGGCAAGAATGGTTTGCCGGCGCTCCTCATAGGTTAAGGACATACGAACATTCCTCCTGTTATTGACCTTTCCTATATCATTCAATGTGTTTTGTTGTTGTTTTCATTCAGTGTATTAGTTCTATACGATCCTTGTCAAACCTAGGAGGACCTTATTAGAGGAGTCTTTCCATTCCAGTATTAGCTTGTGTTAACAATATGTAAAAAAAGGATTGACAACATTTTACCTAGAGCATACAATCAACACGAAAAACAACATAAATTAACATGAATCAACATTATAATAAGCATCATTTTACAAGGGGGAAATAAAATGAGCCGCCAATTATCTTTTCGGCAGGACGGAACTTTTACAATCGTTCAATTCACGGATCTGCATTGGAAAAATGGAGAACCCGAAGATCAGCGCACCCGCGCCCTGATGGAAATGACGCTGGATGCGGAACAACCGGATATGGTTGTCTTTACTGGTGATGTCATCTATACCGGCCACGTATCACCCGGCCACACCGAATGTGATCATCCGGCTCAGGCTTTCCGGGATGCTGTCAGCGCTGCTGAGGAACGGGGAATTCCATGGGCTGTCGTCTTCGGCAATCATGACACGGAAAATCGTATCACCCGGGAAGAGCTTATGCAGGTTGTACTGAACCACAAGCATACCGTAGCTGAGTCCGGTCCAAAAGAGATTACCGGCGAAGGCAACTATTCCGTCGAGCTGATGGATGCTGGAGGAAAACCAGCGGCTAATTTATATTTCCTGGATTCCGGCAACCTCTCTCCTCTGGAACATGTTCCCTTCTATAACTGGGTAAGACGGGATCAGATCGACTGGCTGGTCAATGAATCGGCGCGGCTGAATCCAGTGAACCAGGCCAACAAGCTGCCTGCACTCGCTTTCTTCCATATACCGGTACCCGAATACCAGGAAGTTTGGGATAAAGAAACCTGTTACGGAAACAAATATGAGCCTGTGTGCTCTGCTCCCGTCAACTCGGGACTCTTCACGGCCCTGCTCGAAATGGGCGACGTTGTCGGTACCTTTTGCGGGCATGACCATGTCAATGATTACTACGGCGATCTGCACGGCATCCGACTTTGCTATGGACGCTCAAGCGGTTATAACACCTATGGCAGGGAAGGATTCAAGCGGGGTGCCCGCGTTATTCGCCTGACGGCTGGAGAGGCCGGATTTGCCACTTGGCTTCGCCTTGAAGACGGCTCGGTTGTCAGCGAACAGCCTGTTCATCATCCTGGCGACGACGAAAATTAACAACTAAGGGGCCATTTCATCTATGTTATTGCCAATTTTACTCGTACTCGCATCCGGTATGGCTCATGCTGTCTGGAGTATGTTTACCAAGCGGAGTCTGAACAAAGGCGTATTTCTATGGTCGATCATGATGATCCCTGCCGTGATCCTGCTGCCTGTCTTGATTATGGAACTGTGGAAGAATCCGCTAACCTGGGGTGCGTATGGATTACTGCTGCTTTCGGTCGCTCTTCAGGGTCTGTACTCCTGGCTGCTGTCCAAAACCTATGAGCTTGGCGATTTGTCGCAGATCTATCCGATTATGCGGGGAACCAGCACACTGCTGGTCCCGATCATCGGGGTATTATTTCTCAAAGAATCATTGTCCATGTTCGGATGGATCGGAATTATCTTAATGCTCGGGGGCTTCTTCCTGCTCAGCGGATTCGGCCCGGGCCGCAAAAAAGCAAATACGCAGCCGCAAAGCTTGAAGCCTTTTGCATTAGCGCTTTGTGTTGGCCTGTGTACCACCAGCTATGTATTCGTGGATAAACTCAATCTCGATCATGTCTCTCCGGTAGCCTTGCTCGAAGTGACCAACATCGGCTTTGTGGCAGGCTTGACCCCGCTCGTGCTGGCCTCTCGCCAGTTGAAGCAGGAGTGGCGCAAGAATCGTTCTACCATTCTGTTGGGAGCAATCCTGAATCCGGGTTCATATCTGCTCTTCCTTTTCGCGATGCAGCAGGCACCTATGGCCCACATCAGTCCACTGCGTGAAATTGGTACGGTTTTCGCCACTTTCCTTGGAATTCTGCTACTGAAGGAACAGCAGGGTCTGAAGCGGATCACGACTTCCATTATTGTGTTCTGTGGGATTTTGTTGATCGGGATGTGGGGATGATTAAACGATGAAAAAGTCCATCAGATGATGGACTTTTTTTGAGTCTGAAATGCACACTGGGATCATGATTATCTAATGAATTAATGATGCTCTCAAGTTATTAACGCCATTTTCCAGATAACCTTTTAAACAAGTCAACACATATACCCAGCCTTCTTTTTGTCCTATCATTTTATTTACGATTTCGGGGTCATCTTCTTTCAAACCCGATTCGTTTACTTCAATCATTGTACTCGTATCATCCAGTTCATGAAGTGTAATGGTAACAACCGTTTCTTCGCCAACTCCTCCCCACGAGAACCTGATTTTCTGATTTCCCTCGACTTCCAATACATGTATAACCACTTCTGCATTGTACTCATCATATCTCCATGTAATCGTCTTGCCCTGCTCCACTCTTCCAGTTCCCGATGAAAACCAATAATTAGACATTTTTTCTGGGTCTGCTATGGCTTCAAACACTTCATCAGCCGGCTTGAGTATTTTAAATTTCGTAGTTACCTGCGTATCCATGCACCATCCACTCTCTTTCCGTATATTGAACAAGCAATAGATCTTTTTATAACTGATCTGAGCTTATCATAAGTGACATGATATATAGTATCTCCAATTGAAACTCGCAATACCTTATCCCGCGTTTAAGCTATGACTTGTTCTATGCCCCTGCTAAAGCCCGGTTTGTGGGTATAAGGTATGATGGAGGAATCTGGAAACTTCTTATACAATATAGGGTATTATCCCGGTGTCTATAGATGACAAGCAACTGTAGAATCGTACTGTTACGCCGAACACCTATGTTTTCATAGTCTTATAGTTACTTTTAATTGTATGAAATGAAGGAGGATTATCGTGAGCCGAAGTGAACAAAGTCGTAATAAACTTGAACAAGTGATCCTTGAACATCAATTCGAGCATGCCTCAGCGTATCTGTTGGAAAACACTCGGCATGGCATCCGGTGCACTAAAGCCGGAGTGGCAAACTATGATATCCCTTGTGTCTCCAGAATCGGTGGAGATCCGGATCTTCCTCCTCAGGCGGAGTGGCCAGCGACGACTGACGGTACGCCTATGACTTTTTTAGTTCAATTGAATCTAAAAGATGTGGCGAGCCACGACGAATCATCGCTGCTTCCCACTGGCGGCATGCTTTATTTTTTTGTCGGAATCGATGAGCCGGCCTACCATATCCAGCATCGCGTATTATTTTTGCCGGATGATCAGCTGGCTTCCGCTGAGCGCCGCTTGTCTCCTGAGGTCACTGCTTTGAAAGAACGATTTTGCGGATATCAGCTGGAAGCCCGTACATCACTTGAGCCTCCGAATTACGCCTATGTGGACTATGAACAGATCGAGAATGAGTCGGTTGGTTATGAAGAATATGAAGATTTGACCTTTTCGCTAAGTAACACGCAACGTGATGATGCTGCCCTGCTTTTTGGCTATCCTACAGGCCAGCACGATGACAGTGAATACGAAGCCGCCTTAATGATTTTGACAGGTCAAAACTACAGCTACAGCACCACAAAGGCGTTAGAGCAGCTAACCGCTCATTTTGCAGGAGATGAAGAAAAAGCTAAGCAAGAGATCCAGGATACTCTGATGCTCCTTGAAATTGAATCTGACGATGATGTTGGATTTTGCTGTGGGATGCCGGCGTACTGCATTTCTTTATTCGCAAGGAAGATTTGCTGGCAGGGCGTTTTGACCGTACATATTGTTCGCTGTATTCAAGCTGAAGGATCAGAGACGGTGACCGATTCGATATATTCATGAACTGTTAAAAGGAGACGAGACGGACTATGAACGAAGTGCTTGAGGAAGAAAAGGACTTTGGATTTGCGCGGGTCTATGCAGTTGAATTGAAGTACCGTCAGCAGCCCCATCTGGATCGAAATGCGCTTTATGAAAAAATGGAGCGTTATACAGGAAAAGTAGCACCACCTGATCAACAGAAAACAGAGGAAGCAGCGCTTGCCGTGTGGGAAGCGGATGAGCAAGCCGATAAGGATATGCTGCACTTTTTCCATTTGAATTACATGGTTTCCTATTCGGAAGGAGAAATGCCCGCCCAAACCAGCTTGATGGATATGGAGCATCGTCCGGCTTCGGACTACGTGACGGCCATTCAGCAATCCTGGCATTGGCAGGAAGCCGCTCAGACACTTGAAGAATGCAATCATTCGCTCCTTTTAATAGATATGATGGCATCCGGACTTGATCCTCAATCAAGGTTACAGCTGTTCTCCGGTGCACTTCGGGCCATACTGGAGACGGCTCCTTGCGACGCAATCTATTTTCGGGAGAGTGACAAGCTGGTGGAGCCCGGTGCGTACCTCACTGCAATTGAAGAAGATGCCATTCTATATGGTGCAATGAATATACGTTTCTATAATGTCGAAGGAACTGATAGCGGACGGGCTGAGGGCTTGATGGATTCCATCGGGCTTGCCGCGCTTGGCATTCCGGATGTCCAGTGCCATTTCTATGATCTTGAGCCTGGTGAGGTTGCGGGACATTTGACGAATATCGGATATTATCTATTTAAGCAAGGTGATGTGATTGCTGACGGGGAGACGATCGGCTTCACTGAGGATATGCGCTGGCGCTGTGAGCACCAATATGCACTTGCCGCACCACACCGTGTTGTGATCGACATTGATCCGGGAGAGGATCATTATGCGGGGAGACAGGAATCTAACAGATAGAACGTTACTGCTATTTTAAATAGCTATTTTAGATAACATCCATTTCTAGTGAATGCTTCGAAACCTGATCCATGGATCAGGTTTCTTTTTTTAATTACTTTTGCTTCCTCGGCGCGACCTTGAACCGGAGCCTCATAACTGCTCTGCCTGAACGTAATGCAGCCGGTGCCAAAGGTCTCTTTAGCCCGCTTCAACGGAATATTATTGATTGGAATTTGGGGATAATGTTTACATACTCTTTGAGCCAGCTTGGCTATCTTAACTTCACTTGCTTCAGACATTTGATATTTTCGATTTTGCCGTAAAGGAGAGAAAACAATGAATTTCAAACATATTACCGTTGCAGGAAGCGGCGTTTTAGGAAGCCAAATTGCATTCCAAACGGCTTTTCACGGATACCAGGTTTGTGTTTACGATATTAACGATCAAGCACTCGAAAAGGCAAAAGAACGTCTTGCCGGCCTGCAAAAGGTATATACAGATTTCTTCAAAGATGAGGCTAAAGCAGAGGCCGCATCCCGGCGCTTCACTTTTAGTTCTGAATTGGCTGAAGCTGTAAAGGATGCAGATTTAATCATTGAAGCGATTCCAGAAGTTGTTGACATTAAGACGAATTTTTATAAGCAGCTCTCTCCCCTGGCTCCCGCAAAAACAATCCTCGTGACCAACTCCTCTACGATGGTGCCTAGTCAATTTGCGGAGTACACCGGGAGACCCGAGAAATTTCTAGCGCTTCATTTTGCCAATGAGGTATGGAAGAATAATACCGCCGAAATCATGGGACATGCTGGGACTGATCGGAACGTAGAACAGAAAATTATTGATTTTTCGGCATCCATCGGCATGGTTCCCCTCCATATTAAGAAAGAACAACCTGGTTATATTTTGAACTCCTTACTGGTACCATTTCTCGATGCTGCTGAGATGTTATGGATTAACGATATTGCAAATCCTGAAACCATTGATAAGACTTGGATGATTGCAACGGGCGCACCAACTGGGCCCTTCGCTATTTTGGATGTTGTCGGCATACAAACCGCCTATAATATTGCCCTCGGCAAAGCCCAGGCAGACCCTTCACCTGATAATAAGTTCCGGAAGATGGCTGATATCTTAAAAACCGAGTTCCTCGACAAAGGCAAAACAGGCCAAGGCTCTGGTGAAGGCTTCTATAAATATCCGAATCCATCGTATGCAGATCCGAATTTCTTAAAAGCATAATAAGTTATGAAAAAGGAGGAGGCTCGGTATGAGGCCCCTCCTTTTTTATTCATTGTTCACTCGACAACGGGATGATTATATAGATTTAAACCCATTTTTTTTTCGCTTTCCACGCGACGAGCAGAGCCAAAATCAACAAAATAAAATTCTACCCACGGGAATGAAAAATTCCATGTCGCAGGGTATATCAAATACGGATGTCATCCCTTGCGGTTTCTTTTATAAGATTCGCTTCTGCTGCCCGAAGTAGAGTATAGTAGGAGTAGTTGAGAATATATTCCAGGAGGCGACAGCCATGTCACAGGAGATTTGGATTAACCTGCCGGTCAAAGATGTTGAGAGGTCAACTGCCTTTTTCAATGAGATTGGATTCCATGCGGTGAGCGTTGGTAACGAGAGAGCCCAGCTTGTCATAGGCCAAACAACGATTCTGCTGTTCCCGGATGCGGCGTTTGAGAAATTTACAGGTTCAAAAACCGCAGATACTTCCCATAGCGCGGAAGTGATATTTTCCATTGGCGCCGAAAGCAGAGAAGAAGTAGATGCATTTATTCAAAAAGTAGAGTTTGCCGGAGGAAGCATTTTTGGCAAGCCGAGTGAAACTGACGGCTGGATGTACGGTGCAGGATTTGCCGATCTGGACGGTCACCGCTGGAACCTGCTGTATATGGATGAGAGCAAAATGCCGAAACGCTAATTTTGATAATCCTATATCTTTTTACGGGGTTTAACAGCCGATACGATAATAATAAACTGCACTAATATCATGAACCAAATCTTTGATAAACGTCTTTGATTCGTCCTTTGGCTAACCCCCCATAAGTTTATTGTGGCCTCCCAAGGATTATTTGTTATAATACTTATAGCTTAAAGGAGGTGCTTTTTTGATCACCCATTTCATGCGTTTAAGGTAATGTGAGGTACAGTACATGTTGACTCATCCATTTTTTTGAAGAATGGACTGGGTTTATTTGTAATGTGCCT is part of the Paenibacillus sp. J23TS9 genome and encodes:
- a CDS encoding DeoR/GlpR family DNA-binding transcription regulator yields the protein MSLTYEERRQTILAQLSMEGKVQVHALAGMFNVSTETIRRDLDRLEKEGRLRKVYGGAVQTRSERIEPTFIKRSQMHQSEKQAIGKAAAALVGEGETVLLDNGTTTLEIMRELMGRADVTVITSSVPILACALEGFQGKVIFAGGEVNMSFQAAAGAIAHQLLDQFKVNKAFISAGGISLADGITEYNLEEALLSRKMMQRTEESILVADHSKFGVTTFAQIAPIEHISMIVTDPGCSQEWIDVLGRLDVEVLIGGRNKSRK
- a CDS encoding metallophosphoesterase family protein gives rise to the protein MSRQLSFRQDGTFTIVQFTDLHWKNGEPEDQRTRALMEMTLDAEQPDMVVFTGDVIYTGHVSPGHTECDHPAQAFRDAVSAAEERGIPWAVVFGNHDTENRITREELMQVVLNHKHTVAESGPKEITGEGNYSVELMDAGGKPAANLYFLDSGNLSPLEHVPFYNWVRRDQIDWLVNESARLNPVNQANKLPALAFFHIPVPEYQEVWDKETCYGNKYEPVCSAPVNSGLFTALLEMGDVVGTFCGHDHVNDYYGDLHGIRLCYGRSSGYNTYGREGFKRGARVIRLTAGEAGFATWLRLEDGSVVSEQPVHHPGDDEN
- a CDS encoding DMT family transporter; the encoded protein is MLLPILLVLASGMAHAVWSMFTKRSLNKGVFLWSIMMIPAVILLPVLIMELWKNPLTWGAYGLLLLSVALQGLYSWLLSKTYELGDLSQIYPIMRGTSTLLVPIIGVLFLKESLSMFGWIGIILMLGGFFLLSGFGPGRKKANTQPQSLKPFALALCVGLCTTSYVFVDKLNLDHVSPVALLEVTNIGFVAGLTPLVLASRQLKQEWRKNRSTILLGAILNPGSYLLFLFAMQQAPMAHISPLREIGTVFATFLGILLLKEQQGLKRITTSIIVFCGILLIGMWG
- a CDS encoding SRPBCC family protein, translating into MDTQVTTKFKILKPADEVFEAIADPEKMSNYWFSSGTGRVEQGKTITWRYDEYNAEVVIHVLEVEGNQKIRFSWGGVGEETVVTITLHELDDTSTMIEVNESGLKEDDPEIVNKMIGQKEGWVYVLTCLKGYLENGVNNLRASLIH
- a CDS encoding DUF4261 domain-containing protein, encoding MNEVLEEEKDFGFARVYAVELKYRQQPHLDRNALYEKMERYTGKVAPPDQQKTEEAALAVWEADEQADKDMLHFFHLNYMVSYSEGEMPAQTSLMDMEHRPASDYVTAIQQSWHWQEAAQTLEECNHSLLLIDMMASGLDPQSRLQLFSGALRAILETAPCDAIYFRESDKLVEPGAYLTAIEEDAILYGAMNIRFYNVEGTDSGRAEGLMDSIGLAALGIPDVQCHFYDLEPGEVAGHLTNIGYYLFKQGDVIADGETIGFTEDMRWRCEHQYALAAPHRVVIDIDPGEDHYAGRQESNR
- a CDS encoding 3-hydroxyacyl-CoA dehydrogenase, translating into MNFKHITVAGSGVLGSQIAFQTAFHGYQVCVYDINDQALEKAKERLAGLQKVYTDFFKDEAKAEAASRRFTFSSELAEAVKDADLIIEAIPEVVDIKTNFYKQLSPLAPAKTILVTNSSTMVPSQFAEYTGRPEKFLALHFANEVWKNNTAEIMGHAGTDRNVEQKIIDFSASIGMVPLHIKKEQPGYILNSLLVPFLDAAEMLWINDIANPETIDKTWMIATGAPTGPFAILDVVGIQTAYNIALGKAQADPSPDNKFRKMADILKTEFLDKGKTGQGSGEGFYKYPNPSYADPNFLKA
- a CDS encoding VOC family protein — protein: MSQEIWINLPVKDVERSTAFFNEIGFHAVSVGNERAQLVIGQTTILLFPDAAFEKFTGSKTADTSHSAEVIFSIGAESREEVDAFIQKVEFAGGSIFGKPSETDGWMYGAGFADLDGHRWNLLYMDESKMPKR